The following proteins are encoded in a genomic region of Triticum dicoccoides isolate Atlit2015 ecotype Zavitan chromosome 1B, WEW_v2.0, whole genome shotgun sequence:
- the LOC119309061 gene encoding flavonol synthase/flavanone 3-hydroxylase-like — translation MPVQELAGALSTPDVPAQYIARAHEDQQLAAVVVAPVPVIDLVRLSKHGDDTSDEAAKLWSAIESWGLFMVSNHGVDAVMDNMMAASREFFGQPLKEKQRYTNLNGGERFQFEGYGNDRVNSPDQIRDWTDRLYLKVEPEDERSIALWPARPETFRNALHEYTKKCGEVKNDVLRAMAKLLELDDDDYFVEHFGEKPLTDVRCSYYPVCPRPELVFGLKPHSDATVVTVLMVHDRVGGLQVLKDGVWWDVPIVPHTLLMIIGDQTEIMSNGIFKSPVHRVVTNTKKERLSVALDYYVDPEREIEPSAQLVNEKRPALYSKVKVKDYFARSYNAFTQGKMVIDTVKI, via the exons ATGCCGGTGCAAGAGCTTGCTGGCGCCCTCAGCACGCCGGACGTGCCAGCTCAGTACATCGCGCGCGCGCACGAGGACCAACAGCTCGCGGCGGTGGTCGTAGCACCAGTCCCTGTCATCGACCTCGTCCGCCTTTCGAAGCACGGTGACGACACCTCCGACGAGGCGGCGAAGCTCTGGTCAGCCATCGAGTCCTGGGGCCTCTTTATG GTCAGTAACCACGGTGTAGACGCGGTAATGGACAACATGATGGCCGCGTCAAGGGAGTTTTTCGGGCAGCCGCTCAAAGAGAAGCAGAGATACACCAACCTGAACGGCGGCGAGCGGTTCCAGTTCGAGGGGTATGGGAACGACCGGGTGAACTCGCCGGACCAAATCCGTGACTGGACTGACCGCCTCTACCTCAAGGTGGAGCCAGAGGATGAGCGGAGCATCGCCCTCTGGCCAGCACGTCCCGAAACCTTTAG GAATGCTCTGCACGAGTATACGAAGAAATGCGGGGAAGTGAAGAACGATGTGCTCAGGGCAATGGCGAAGCTGCTGGAACTTGACGATGATGATTACTTTGTGGAACACTTTGGGGAGAAGCCTCTCACTGACGTGAGATGCAGCTACTACCCGGTGTGCCCGAGGCCGGAGCTCGTGTTTGGCCTCAAGCCCCACTCCGATGCAACTGTTGTTACAGTCCTTATGGTCCATGACAGGGTTGGTGGCCTACAAGTTCTCAAAGATGGGGTTTGGTGGGATGTACCGATCGTACCTCACACGCTACTCATGATTATAGGAGATCAAACTGAG ATAATGAGCAATGGGATCTTTAAGAGCCCTGTTCACAGGGTCGTGACAAACACAAAGAAAGAGAGGCTATCGGTGGCACTAGACTACTATGTTGATCCTGAGAGAGAAATCGAGCCATCGGCTCAGTTGGTCAATGAGAAGAGGCCGGCGTTGTACTCTAAAGTGAAGGTTAAAGACTACTTTGCCCGAAGTTACAATGCTTTTACTCAAGGGAAAATGGTTATCGATACAGTGAAGATCTAA